Proteins co-encoded in one Garra rufa chromosome 21, GarRuf1.0, whole genome shotgun sequence genomic window:
- the slc16a9a gene encoding monocarboxylate transporter 9a — protein sequence MGAVKGEGALDGGWGWMIVVASFMAQFLSFGSPQSVGVLYPEWLSAFQEGKGMTAWVGSMVSGVALMSSPVCSACVENFGARPVTVFSGVMVAGGLMLSAFAPSVSFLIFSYGIVVGIGCGLAYAATLTITCQYFDKRRGLALGIVTTGSSVGGFIYATLQNELIELFGLEGCLLIIGALSLNLMVCAGPMRPLNLPGYYLKQRAALQRTEEPEPLYTKPTAIIIDSDLKTTPASTDNAATIKLMISKEPSELQEREGERKGGTWVCSIMARAIKKRMRPSRYLCETVELLQDHVFMAFCIAMFLFSLGASPTVLFMEDVAQSEGLIDGIALIPLVSIVAMATGIGKLILGVLADMRWVNSLYLYALTLIGTGVALLLIPVCKSYLCLQVLSAVIGFFSGNWSLTSYITTKIVGIERLSQAHGILMCFGGFGITLGPPVVGWYFDWTGSYDLAFYFSGTCVLVSGLFLFLATLPCWTKMSKEGNSPVEEDVNTSQQPALDCDKVASVA from the exons ATGGGTGCTGTAAAGGGTGAAGGTGCCTTAGATGGTGGATGGGGATGGATGATTGTGGTGGCCTCTTTCATGGCCCAGTTCCTGTCCTTCGGATCCCCCCAGTCCGTCGGGGTGTTGTACCCCGAGTGGCTCAGTGCCTTCCAGGAGGGAAAAGGCATGACGGCTTGGGTCGGATCCATGGTGTCTGGTGTGGCACTCATGTCAA GTCCGGTGTGCAGTGCCTGTGTGGAAAATTTTGGGGCACGGCCAGTAACCGTCTTCAGTGGTGTGATGGTGGCTGGAGGTCTGATGCTGAGTGCTTTTGCTCCAAGCGTCTCTTTCCTCATCTTCTCCTATGGCATTGTTGTCG GCATTGGCTGCGGACTCGCCTATGCTGCCACACTGACCATTACCTGCCAGTACTTTGACAAGAGGCGTGGCCTAGCGCTGGGCATCGTCACCACAG GTTCAAGTGTGGGCGGGTTCATTTACGCCACACTCCAGAATGAGCTCATTGAGTTGTTTGGATTGGAGGGCTGCCTGCTTATCATAGGAGCGCTGTCGCTCAACTTGATGGTATGCGCTGGGCCAATGCGACCTTTGAACTTACCTGGTTACTACCTAAAACAGAGAGCTGCTCTGCAGCGTACAGAAGAACCAGAACCACTCTACACCAAACCCACTGCCATTATCATTGACTCTGATCTCAAAACCACACCTGCCTCAACCGATAACGCAGCCACCATTAAACTTATGATCAGTAAGGAACCCAGTGAGCTGCAAGAGCGTGAAGGCGAAAGAAAAGGTGGGACGTGGGTCTGTTCAATAATGGCACGAGCCATCAAGAAGCGGATGCGTCCCTCGCGGTACCTGTGCGAGACTGTAGAGCTCCTACAGGACCATGTCTTCATGGCTTTCTGCATCGCCATGTTCCTGTTCAGCTTAGGGGCGTCCCCAACTGTACTCTTCATGGAGGACGTAGCCCAGAGTGAAGGGCTTATTGACGGGATTGCGCTAATACCCCTCGTCTCCATTGTTGCAATGGCAACAGGCATTGGTAAGCTGATCCTGGGCGTCCTGGCAGATATGCGATGGGTGAACAGCTTGTACCTGTACGCCCTGACGCTGATAGGCACAGGTGTGGCTCTGCTGCTCATTCCTGTGTGTAAAAGCTACCTGTGTCTGCAAGTTCTGTCGGCCGTGATTGGATTTTTCTCAGGGAACTGGTCTCTCACTTCCTACATCACTACCAAGATCGTGGGCATCGAACGACTCAGTCAGGCTCATGGCATTCTCATGTGCTTCGGAGGGTTTGGAATCACCCTCGGGCCACCTGTTGTAG GTTGGTACTTCGACTGGACTGGGTCTTACGACTTGGCATTCTACTTCAGTGGCACTTGTGTTTTGGTGTCTGGTTTGTTTCTGTTCCTGGCCACTCTGCCTTGCTGGACCAAGATGTCAAAAGAGGGAAATTCTCCTGTAGAAGAGGATGTCAACACTTCTCAACAGCCCGCTCTTGATTGTGACAAAGTAGCCTCTGTGGCTTGA
- the ccdc6a gene encoding coiled-coil domain-containing protein 6a has protein sequence MADSASESDTDGAGSSSSSATPHSSCTSAAASNTTTTTTNAATKAQGVVISQSRLEELTNRLASLQQENKVLKIELETFKLKCKALQEENRDLRKASVTIQARAEQEEEFISNTLFKKIQALQKEKETLAVNYEKEEEFLTNDLSRKLMQLQHEKAELEQHLEQEQEFQVNKLMKKIKKLENDTISKQLTLEQLRREKIDLENTLEQEQEALVNRLWKRMDKLEAEKRILQEKLDQPVSAPPSPREVSMEIDSPENMMRHIRFLKSEVERLKRSLRTTELQHTEKRAQYIEEERQMREENIRLQRKLQREMERREALCRQLSESESSLEMDDERYFNEMSAQGLRARTVSSPIPYTPSPSSSRPISPGLSYASHTVGFTPPATLSRAPLPHYTSPGLHIHPGPSHAVQRPSPRRSTSPDKFKRPTPPPSPNTHSGAQHHPPPPPPVQPMIQSGSSHSVTSQNLPSQP, from the exons ATGGCGGACAGCGCGAGTGAGAGCGACACGGACGGCGCgggcagcagcagcagctccGCCACCCCGCATTCCTCCTGCACCTCGGCGGCCGCCTCCAACACCACTACGACCACAACGAACGCCGCCACCAAAGCCCAGGGCGTCGTGATCTCCCAGTCCCGCCTGGAGGAGCTGACAAACCGACTCGCGTCTCTGCAGCAGGAGAACAAAGTGCTGAAGATCGAACTTGAGACGTTCAAGCTGAAGTGCAAAGCGCTGCAGGAGGAGAACCGCGACCTGCGCAAAGCTAGCGTCACCATC CAAGCACGGGCTGAACAAGAGGAGGAGTTCATCTCCAACACTTTGTTTAAGAAGATTCAGGCTCTGCAGAAGGAGAAAGAGACGCTCGCCGTCAACTATGAGAAAGAAGAGGAGTTCCTCACCAATGACTTGTCCAGGAAGCTCATGCAG CTTCAGCATGAAAAGGCAGAGCTGGAGCAGCATTTGGAACAAGAGCAGGAATTCCAGGTCAATAAGCTGATGAAGAAGATCAAAAAGCTGGAGAACGACACCATCTCCAAACAGCTCACACTTGAGCAG CTCCGTCGTGAGAAGATTGATCTGGAAAACACTCTGGAACAAGAGCAGGAGGCGCTAGTCAACCGGCTCTGGAAACGCATGGACAAACTCGAGGCAGAGAAAAG GATTTTGCAGGAGAAGCTTGACCAGCCAGTGTCAGCCCCGCCCTCTCCACGCGAAGTTTCCATGGAGATTGACTCTCCGGAAAACATGATGCGGCACATCCGCTTCCTCAAGAGTGAAGTAGAGAGGCTCAAACGCAGCCTCCGCACTACAGAGCTCCAGC ACACAGAGAAGCGGGCTCAGTATATTGAGGAGGAAAGGCAGATGAGGGAAGAGAACATTCGTCTTCAGAGGAAACTCCAGAGAGAAATGGAGAGAAGGGAGGCGCTGTGTAGACAGCTGTCAGAGAGTGAGAGCAGCCTTGAGATGGACGATGAGAG ATATTTTAATGAGATGTCTGCTCAGGGACTTAGAGCTCGTACGGTGTCCAGCCCAATCCCCTACACCCCCTCTCCCTCCTCCAGCCGCCCCATCTCCCCTG GTTTGTCGTACGCTAGTCACACAGTTGGGTTCACCCCTCCGGCCACGCTGAGCCGAGCCCCACTCCCCCACTACACGTCTCCCGGGCTACACATCCACCCAGGACCCTCACACGCTGTACAG AGGCCATCCCCAAGGAGAAGTACCAGCCCAGATAAGTTCAAGCGTCCGACGCCACCTCCTTCCCCAAACACACACTCTGGAGCACAGCACCACCCTCCACCACCGCCACCCGTACAGCCGATGATTCAATCCGGCTCCTCCCACTCTGTGACATCACAGAACCTCCCCTCTCAGCCTTAA